One window of Alosa sapidissima isolate fAloSap1 chromosome 21, fAloSap1.pri, whole genome shotgun sequence genomic DNA carries:
- the LOC121695536 gene encoding uncharacterized protein LOC121695536 isoform X10 has translation MSPLPSPNFVGTDTILGTCGTCRVSLSANETNPLLLPCLHSMCNNCIPPPDQGVAVCPVCGMLYSLQSVTPHPLFCNVASISSSQKCGGCESAAVEGWCVECGEALCVECVSAHRRVRMTRDHTIKTQMTSSGFARKTYCPIHKDEPYKLYCITCGQLTCRDCQLTLHRNHSFQFMGEVVSERRQKLEALVHRVKEQRAYTQRSIQDLEGRLLDLEDEMDGFKQNVKQALKEFRDILVQTAMKLMSDSKVMYTSEFDRLKRQQSVLQKLLERQAYLLAFSEKTLDRMDQIALLSCVNQVQQQLQTVLTQNPPPFAHMLQISLHVNKPEVQEALSRFGKVSWRLIPFACSKKNRPPKKAKETPPVPGQLVSLESLEPLCLLGPAEGAPAVPLITTRGCSVSSPTKVMVESTTSSPGCSEGKAGLDSVTSMECEPSSTVPDPVGKPSSPPESPPLVDTSGVTTRASMERLASWDERSRVTGISTVAPPGSSPTPSAIINPGGGSASEETSVVVVQDRPIKGRAEALPQDIAASSTASETCCFRRTESEAVESHEREQRESEAVESHERVQRESEAVESHESHEHVERESEAVETREHVEKQETRVPDVLVAQLCSSHTKTDTKHLEEEEEGSKCPIIIMNVEAAGAVLSGEESEYTEAVGSDEVTPGVGSCLQGAESKVTQSECPVMGSCEQGDESEHVRELESLGVTTERVQELESLHVTTEHVREVESLRVTTEHVREAESLRVTTEHVRECESLGVTTEHVRECESLGVTTEHLRELESLGVTTERVREFESHGVTTEHVQEVVSDCVITEHVQAAPPDVPVCPERDQSSMAPSGPSPLPAFPQTLCQERPTLRSFLKALNLTRSPGLVRNPAASASQGAGAAGHETDTINSYCCPLEEEDFDEEDDRIDVEMQDEEIYHLLPKKHWLPQVSVYHMPLPSISIGQPLPRFRLLQGEGSMEFLIQEIPEDNKSAECKTHAVQQRRCVVCHMEGMLYHCATCNRGYHKGCHIPPLITKISEGWVCGLCLDVSAEVRLQGGFEGGSCMNAQDQKICEYLLLSLWCSKYRPVLFMQNQEPASCSSGAVSIMLIRGRLLQKLAPPYRTPSEFVSDIWLLLDLLLKRAKWKAECEKQVKSLQMIFSRRLQRVIGHSLHQSLLRNPHRQRQRGRPRKQHKGLPEQGKERLPDRGKERKAQRDEGRERKEKKVERDDRVKVGRSGNTGKRKAGRKEKKRSQMQSQLRRQSQAQVQTQLQVQVRTQSLMRSQTQALTQSQTQMQMKSQSQLQVQIQTKLQSQMQTQLQIQTQSDAPRTSEVPSSGVLRFLLLEKDNGRTQTGTEVMRLQPHT, from the exons TGTGTCCGGTGTGTGGAATGTTGTACTCCCTTCAAAGTGTCACACCCCATCCTCTCTTCTGCAATGTCGCGTCCATATCATCTTCACAGAAA TGTGGGGGATGTGAGAGTGCTGCCGTTGAGGGCTGGTGTGTCGAGTGTGGGGAGGcgctgtgtgtggagtgtgtgtcggCGCACAGGAGGGTACGGATGACCCGAGACCACACCATAAAGACCCAGATGACCTCCTCag GTTTTGCCAGGAAGACTTACTGCCCCATCCATAAGGACGAGCCTTACAAGCTCTACTGCATCACCTGTGGTCAGCTCACCTGCAGGGACTGCCAGCTCACACTGCACAGGAACCACAG TTTCCAGTTTATGGGAGAGGTGGTTTCGGAGCGCAGACAGAAGCTGGAGGCTCTGGTCCACAGAGTAAAAGAGCAGAGAGCGTACACCCAACGCAGCATCCAGGATTTGGAAggacg GCTTCTGGACCTGGAGGACGAGATGGACGGCTTCAAGCAGAATGTGAAGCAAGCACTGAAGGAGTTCCGGGACATACTGGTTCAGACCGCCATGAAGCTCATGTCCGACTCTAAG GTAATGTACACTTCGGAATTCGATCGCCTGAAGCGGCAGCAATCAGTGCTCCAGAAACTACTGGAGAGGCAGGCGTACCTACTGGCCTTCAGTGAGAAAACCCTGGACCGCATGGACCAGATTGCGCTATTGTCCTGTGTaaatcag gtccagcagcagctgcagacGGTGTTGACCCAGAATCCTCCTCCCTTCGCCCACATGCTGCAGATCTCCCTCCACGTCAACAAGCCTGAGGTTCAGGAAGCCCTCAGCCGTTTCG gaaaGGTGTCATGGAGGCTTATTCCGTTTGCCTGTTCCAAAAAGAACAGGCCTCCTAAGAAAGCCAAAGAGACCCCTCCTGTTCCTGGTCAGTTGGTGTCCCTGGAGAGCCTGGAGCCGTTATGCCTACTGGGGCCTGCAGAGGGCGCTCCTGCTGTTCCTCTCATCACCACCAGAGGGTGCTCTGTGTCGTCGCCCACAAAGGTTATGGTAGAGAGCACGACCTCGTCCCCTGGATGCAGTGAGGGAAAAGCTGGACTGGATTCGGTGACTAGTATGGAGTGTGAGCCTTCGTCCACCGTGCCAGACCCTGTGGGCAAACCCAGCTCTCCACCCGAGAGCCCCCCTCTAGTGGACACGTCTGGTGTCACCACCAGAGCTAGCATGGAGAGACTAGCGTCATGGGACGAACGTAGCAGAGTAACTGGGATCAGTACAGTTGCCCCGCCCGGAAGTTCTCCTACCCCGTCAGCCATCATCAACCCTGGCGGGGGCTCTGCCAGTGAGGAGACATCTGTTGTGGTCGTGCAGGACAGACCAATCAAGGGCCGTGCTGAAGCTTTACCTCAGGACATAGCTGCTAGCAGCACTGCTAGCGAAACTTGCTGCTTCAGAAGGACAGAGTCTGAGGCTGTAGAGTCTCATGAGCGCGAGCAGAGGGAGTCTGAGGCTGTAGAGTCTCATGAGCGCGTGCAGAGGGAGTCTGAGGCTGTAGAGTCTCATGAGTCTCATGAGCACGTGGAGAGGGAGTCTGAG GCTGTGGAGACTCGTGAGCACGTGGAGAAGCAGGAGACTAGAGTCCCAGATGTTCTTGTAGCTCAACTCTGCtcctcacacacaaagacagacaccaAACatctagaggaggaggaggaggggtcaaAATGcccaattattattatgaatgtAGAAGCAGCAGGGGCAGTTTTATCGGGGGAGGAGTCAGAGTACACAGAGGCGGTAGGGTCTGATGAGGTCACACCAGGAGTGGGGTCATGTCTACAGGGAGCGGAGTCAAAGGTCACACAGTCTGAATGTCCAGTTATGGGGTCATGTGAACAAGGGGATGAGTCTGAGCATGTCCGAGAGTTGGAGTCTCTGGGTGTCACTACTGAGCGTGTGCAGGAGTTGGAATCTCTCCATGTCACTACTGAGCATGTGCGGGAGGTGGAGTCTCTCCGTGTCACTACTGAGCATGTGCGGGAGGCAGAGTCTCTCCGTGTCACTACTGAGCATGTGCGGGAGTGCGAGTCTCTCGGTGTCACTACTGAGCATGTGCGGGAGTGCGAGTCTCTCGGTGTCACTACTGAACATTTGCGGGAGTTGGAGTCTCTTGGCGTCACTACTGAGCGTGTGCGGGAATTTGAGTCTCACGGTGTTACTACTGAGCATGTGCAGGAGGTGGTCTCTGACTGCGTCATCACTGAGCATGTGCAAGCGGCTCCACCAGATGTTCCTGTCTGTCCAGAGAGAGACCAATCATCTATGGCCCCTTCTGGTCCTTCGCCTCTACCTGCATTTCCACAAACTCTCTGCCAg GAGCGGCCAACACTTCGGTCTTTCCTGAAAGCTTTGAATCTGACAAGGAGTCCAGGATTGGTCAGAAATCCAGCGGCTTCTG CTTCACAGGGTGCAGGTGCAGCTGGACACGAAACTGACACCATCAACAGCTACTGCTGCCCTCTAGAG GAGGAAGACTTTGATGAAGAGGATGATCGTATTGATGTAGAAATGCAGGATGAAG aAATCTACCATCTCTTACCAAAGAA GCATTGGCTACCTCAGGTGTCAGTCTACCACATGcccctcccctccatctctATTGGTCAGCCCCTACCTCGGTTTCGCCTCCTCCAGGGGGAAGGTTCCATGGAGTTTCTGATCCAGGAGATACCTGAGGATAACAAG TCTGCAGAGTGCAAGACCCATGCTGTCCAGCAGAGGCGCTGTGTGGTGTGTCACATGGAGGGCATGCTGTACCACTGTGCCACCTGTAACCGTGGATACCACAAAGGATGCCACATACCGCCCTTAATCACCAAAATCAG cgaagGCTGGGTGTGTGGCCTGTGTCTGGATGTGTCGGCGGAGGTGAGACTGCAGGGCGGCTTTGAGGGAGGATCCTGCATGAACGCTCAGGACCAGAAG ATTTGTGAGTACTTGCTGCTCTCACTGTGGTGCAGCAAATACAGGCCTGTACTTTTCATGCAAAATCAG gagCCAGCCTCTTGCTCCTCTGGCGCCGTGAGCATCATGCTCATCCGTGGCCGGTTGCTACAGAAACTAGCGCCTCCGTACCGCACCCCTTCGGAGTTTGTGTCTGACATCTGGCTCCTGCTGGACTTGCTGCTCAAGAGGGCAAAG TGGAAGGCCGAGTGTGAGAAGCAGGTGAAGTCTCTGCAGATGATCTTCTCCAGGCGGCTGCAGCGAGTGATCGGCCACAGCCTCCACCAGTCTCTCCTGCGCAACCCCCACCGCCAGCGGCAGAGGGGCCGGCCTCGGAAACAGCACAAGGGGCTGCCGGAACAAGGGAAGGAGAGGCTGCCCGAccgagggaaggagaggaaggcACAGCGAGacgaagggagggagaggaaggagaagaaagTGGAACGAGACGACCGAGTGAAAGTGGGAAGATCGGGAAACACAGGGAAGCGGAAAGCTGGGAGGAAGGAGAAAAAACGATCGCAAATGCAGTCGCAGTTGCGGAGGCAGTCGCAGGCACAGGTGCAGACGCAGTTGCAGGTGCAGGTGCGGACTCAGTCACTGATGCGGTCGCAAACGCAGGCGCTGACGCAGTCACAGACGCAGATGCAGATGAAGTCACAGTCACAATTACAGGTGCAAATACAGACAAAGTTACAGTCGCAGATGCAGACGCAGTTGCAAATACAGACGCAGTCTGATGCACCCAGGACTAGTGAGGTGCCATCATCAGGCGTGCTGCGGTTCCTTCTCCTGGAGAAGGACAACGGTCGGACCCAGACAGGGACTGAGGTGATGAGACTTCAGCCACACACGTAA
- the LOC121695536 gene encoding uncharacterized protein LOC121695536 isoform X5 produces MSPLPSPNFVGTDTILGTCGTCRVSLSANETNPLLLPCLHSMCNNCIPPPDQGVAVCPVCGMLYSLQSVTPHPLFCNVASISSSQKCGGCESAAVEGWCVECGEALCVECVSAHRRVRMTRDHTIKTQMTSSGFARKTYCPIHKDEPYKLYCITCGQLTCRDCQLTLHRNHSFQFMGEVVSERRQKLEALVHRVKEQRAYTQRSIQDLEGRLLDLEDEMDGFKQNVKQALKEFRDILVQTAMKLMSDSKVMYTSEFDRLKRQQSVLQKLLERQAYLLAFSEKTLDRMDQIALLSCVNQVQQQLQTVLTQNPPPFAHMLQISLHVNKPEVQEALSRFGKVSWRLIPFACSKKNRPPKKAKETPPVPGQLVSLESLEPLCLLGPAEGAPAVPLITTRGCSVSSPTKVMVESTTSSPGCSEGKAGLDSVTSMECEPSSTVPDPVGKPSSPPESPPLVDTSGVTTRASMERLASWDERSRVTGISTVAPPGSSPTPSAIINPGGGSASEETSVVVVQDRPIKGRAEALPQDIAASSTASETCCFRRTESEAVESHEREQRESEAVESHERVQRESEAVESHESHEHVERESEAVESHESHEHVERESEAVESREHVQRESEAVESREHVQRESEAVESHEHVQRESEAVESRERVQRESEAVESHEHVQRESEAVETREHVEKQETRVPDVLVAQLCSSHTKTDTKHLEEEEEGSKCPIIIMNVEAAGAVLSGEESEYTEAVGSDEVTPGVGSCLQGAESKVTQSECPVMGSCEQGDESEHVRELESLGVTTERVQELESLHVTTEHVREVESLRVTTEHVREAESLRVTTEHVRECESLGVTTEHVRECESLGVTTEHLRELESLGVTTERVREFESHGVTTEHVQEVVSDCVITEHVQAAPPDVPVCPERDQSSMAPSGPSPLPAFPQTLCQERPTLRSFLKALNLTRSPGLVRNPAASASQGAGAAGHETDTINSYCCPLEEEDFDEEDDRIDVEMQDEEIYHLLPKKHWLPQVSVYHMPLPSISIGQPLPRFRLLQGEGSMEFLIQEIPEDNKSAECKTHAVQQRRCVVCHMEGMLYHCATCNRGYHKGCHIPPLITKISEGWVCGLCLDVSAEVRLQGGFEGGSCMNAQDQKICEYLLLSLWCSKYRPVLFMQNQEPASCSSGAVSIMLIRGRLLQKLAPPYRTPSEFVSDIWLLLDLLLKRAKWKAECEKQVKSLQMIFSRRLQRVIGHSLHQSLLRNPHRQRQRGRPRKQHKGLPEQGKERLPDRGKERKAQRDEGRERKEKKVERDDRVKVGRSGNTGKRKAGRKEKKRSQMQSQLRRQSQAQVQTQLQVQVRTQSLMRSQTQALTQSQTQMQMKSQSQLQVQIQTKLQSQMQTQLQIQTQSDAPRTSEVPSSGVLRFLLLEKDNGRTQTGTEVMRLQPHT; encoded by the exons TGTGTCCGGTGTGTGGAATGTTGTACTCCCTTCAAAGTGTCACACCCCATCCTCTCTTCTGCAATGTCGCGTCCATATCATCTTCACAGAAA TGTGGGGGATGTGAGAGTGCTGCCGTTGAGGGCTGGTGTGTCGAGTGTGGGGAGGcgctgtgtgtggagtgtgtgtcggCGCACAGGAGGGTACGGATGACCCGAGACCACACCATAAAGACCCAGATGACCTCCTCag GTTTTGCCAGGAAGACTTACTGCCCCATCCATAAGGACGAGCCTTACAAGCTCTACTGCATCACCTGTGGTCAGCTCACCTGCAGGGACTGCCAGCTCACACTGCACAGGAACCACAG TTTCCAGTTTATGGGAGAGGTGGTTTCGGAGCGCAGACAGAAGCTGGAGGCTCTGGTCCACAGAGTAAAAGAGCAGAGAGCGTACACCCAACGCAGCATCCAGGATTTGGAAggacg GCTTCTGGACCTGGAGGACGAGATGGACGGCTTCAAGCAGAATGTGAAGCAAGCACTGAAGGAGTTCCGGGACATACTGGTTCAGACCGCCATGAAGCTCATGTCCGACTCTAAG GTAATGTACACTTCGGAATTCGATCGCCTGAAGCGGCAGCAATCAGTGCTCCAGAAACTACTGGAGAGGCAGGCGTACCTACTGGCCTTCAGTGAGAAAACCCTGGACCGCATGGACCAGATTGCGCTATTGTCCTGTGTaaatcag gtccagcagcagctgcagacGGTGTTGACCCAGAATCCTCCTCCCTTCGCCCACATGCTGCAGATCTCCCTCCACGTCAACAAGCCTGAGGTTCAGGAAGCCCTCAGCCGTTTCG gaaaGGTGTCATGGAGGCTTATTCCGTTTGCCTGTTCCAAAAAGAACAGGCCTCCTAAGAAAGCCAAAGAGACCCCTCCTGTTCCTGGTCAGTTGGTGTCCCTGGAGAGCCTGGAGCCGTTATGCCTACTGGGGCCTGCAGAGGGCGCTCCTGCTGTTCCTCTCATCACCACCAGAGGGTGCTCTGTGTCGTCGCCCACAAAGGTTATGGTAGAGAGCACGACCTCGTCCCCTGGATGCAGTGAGGGAAAAGCTGGACTGGATTCGGTGACTAGTATGGAGTGTGAGCCTTCGTCCACCGTGCCAGACCCTGTGGGCAAACCCAGCTCTCCACCCGAGAGCCCCCCTCTAGTGGACACGTCTGGTGTCACCACCAGAGCTAGCATGGAGAGACTAGCGTCATGGGACGAACGTAGCAGAGTAACTGGGATCAGTACAGTTGCCCCGCCCGGAAGTTCTCCTACCCCGTCAGCCATCATCAACCCTGGCGGGGGCTCTGCCAGTGAGGAGACATCTGTTGTGGTCGTGCAGGACAGACCAATCAAGGGCCGTGCTGAAGCTTTACCTCAGGACATAGCTGCTAGCAGCACTGCTAGCGAAACTTGCTGCTTCAGAAGGACAGAGTCTGAGGCTGTAGAGTCTCATGAGCGCGAGCAGAGGGAGTCTGAGGCTGTAGAGTCTCATGAGCGCGTGCAGAGGGAGTCTGAGGCTGTAGAGTCTCATGAGTCTCATGAGCACGTGGAGAGGGAGTCTGAGGCTGTAGAGTCTCATGAGTCTCATGAGCACGTGGAGAGGGAGTCTGAGGCTGTAGAGTCTCGTGAGCATGTGCAGAGGGAGTCTGAGGCTGTAGAGTCTCGTGAGCATGTGCAGAGGGAGTCTGAGGCTGTAGAGTCTCATGAGCATGTGCAGAGGGAGTCTGAGGCTGTAGAGTCTCGTGAGCGCGTGCAGAGGGAGTCTGAG GCTGTAGAGTCTCATGAGCATGTGCAGAGGGAGTCTGAGGCTGTGGAGACTCGTGAGCACGTGGAGAAGCAGGAGACTAGAGTCCCAGATGTTCTTGTAGCTCAACTCTGCtcctcacacacaaagacagacaccaAACatctagaggaggaggaggaggggtcaaAATGcccaattattattatgaatgtAGAAGCAGCAGGGGCAGTTTTATCGGGGGAGGAGTCAGAGTACACAGAGGCGGTAGGGTCTGATGAGGTCACACCAGGAGTGGGGTCATGTCTACAGGGAGCGGAGTCAAAGGTCACACAGTCTGAATGTCCAGTTATGGGGTCATGTGAACAAGGGGATGAGTCTGAGCATGTCCGAGAGTTGGAGTCTCTGGGTGTCACTACTGAGCGTGTGCAGGAGTTGGAATCTCTCCATGTCACTACTGAGCATGTGCGGGAGGTGGAGTCTCTCCGTGTCACTACTGAGCATGTGCGGGAGGCAGAGTCTCTCCGTGTCACTACTGAGCATGTGCGGGAGTGCGAGTCTCTCGGTGTCACTACTGAGCATGTGCGGGAGTGCGAGTCTCTCGGTGTCACTACTGAACATTTGCGGGAGTTGGAGTCTCTTGGCGTCACTACTGAGCGTGTGCGGGAATTTGAGTCTCACGGTGTTACTACTGAGCATGTGCAGGAGGTGGTCTCTGACTGCGTCATCACTGAGCATGTGCAAGCGGCTCCACCAGATGTTCCTGTCTGTCCAGAGAGAGACCAATCATCTATGGCCCCTTCTGGTCCTTCGCCTCTACCTGCATTTCCACAAACTCTCTGCCAg GAGCGGCCAACACTTCGGTCTTTCCTGAAAGCTTTGAATCTGACAAGGAGTCCAGGATTGGTCAGAAATCCAGCGGCTTCTG CTTCACAGGGTGCAGGTGCAGCTGGACACGAAACTGACACCATCAACAGCTACTGCTGCCCTCTAGAG GAGGAAGACTTTGATGAAGAGGATGATCGTATTGATGTAGAAATGCAGGATGAAG aAATCTACCATCTCTTACCAAAGAA GCATTGGCTACCTCAGGTGTCAGTCTACCACATGcccctcccctccatctctATTGGTCAGCCCCTACCTCGGTTTCGCCTCCTCCAGGGGGAAGGTTCCATGGAGTTTCTGATCCAGGAGATACCTGAGGATAACAAG TCTGCAGAGTGCAAGACCCATGCTGTCCAGCAGAGGCGCTGTGTGGTGTGTCACATGGAGGGCATGCTGTACCACTGTGCCACCTGTAACCGTGGATACCACAAAGGATGCCACATACCGCCCTTAATCACCAAAATCAG cgaagGCTGGGTGTGTGGCCTGTGTCTGGATGTGTCGGCGGAGGTGAGACTGCAGGGCGGCTTTGAGGGAGGATCCTGCATGAACGCTCAGGACCAGAAG ATTTGTGAGTACTTGCTGCTCTCACTGTGGTGCAGCAAATACAGGCCTGTACTTTTCATGCAAAATCAG gagCCAGCCTCTTGCTCCTCTGGCGCCGTGAGCATCATGCTCATCCGTGGCCGGTTGCTACAGAAACTAGCGCCTCCGTACCGCACCCCTTCGGAGTTTGTGTCTGACATCTGGCTCCTGCTGGACTTGCTGCTCAAGAGGGCAAAG TGGAAGGCCGAGTGTGAGAAGCAGGTGAAGTCTCTGCAGATGATCTTCTCCAGGCGGCTGCAGCGAGTGATCGGCCACAGCCTCCACCAGTCTCTCCTGCGCAACCCCCACCGCCAGCGGCAGAGGGGCCGGCCTCGGAAACAGCACAAGGGGCTGCCGGAACAAGGGAAGGAGAGGCTGCCCGAccgagggaaggagaggaaggcACAGCGAGacgaagggagggagaggaaggagaagaaagTGGAACGAGACGACCGAGTGAAAGTGGGAAGATCGGGAAACACAGGGAAGCGGAAAGCTGGGAGGAAGGAGAAAAAACGATCGCAAATGCAGTCGCAGTTGCGGAGGCAGTCGCAGGCACAGGTGCAGACGCAGTTGCAGGTGCAGGTGCGGACTCAGTCACTGATGCGGTCGCAAACGCAGGCGCTGACGCAGTCACAGACGCAGATGCAGATGAAGTCACAGTCACAATTACAGGTGCAAATACAGACAAAGTTACAGTCGCAGATGCAGACGCAGTTGCAAATACAGACGCAGTCTGATGCACCCAGGACTAGTGAGGTGCCATCATCAGGCGTGCTGCGGTTCCTTCTCCTGGAGAAGGACAACGGTCGGACCCAGACAGGGACTGAGGTGATGAGACTTCAGCCACACACGTAA